In Schlegelella aquatica, one DNA window encodes the following:
- the soxZ gene encoding thiosulfate oxidation carrier complex protein SoxZ, translated as MADPMRIRAQVQGDKTVVRVLMAHEMESGQRRDASGKVIPAWFIQEVTAQHNGRTVLTAQWGPAVSKNPYLQFSFRGGKAGDKVTVSWVDNRGDKRTDEAVIA; from the coding sequence ATGGCAGATCCGATGCGCATTCGCGCTCAGGTCCAGGGCGACAAGACGGTCGTGCGCGTGCTGATGGCCCACGAAATGGAAAGCGGCCAGCGGCGCGACGCGAGCGGCAAGGTGATTCCGGCCTGGTTCATCCAGGAAGTGACCGCGCAACACAACGGCCGCACCGTCCTCACCGCCCAGTGGGGGCCCGCGGTGTCCAAGAACCCGTACCTCCAGTTCAGCTTCCGTGGCGGCAAGGCGGGCGACAAGGTCACCGTCTCCTGGGTGGACAACCGCGGAGACAAGCGGACCGACGAGGCGGTGATCGCCTGA
- a CDS encoding 2-oxoglutarate dehydrogenase E1 component — MMQQYRSNSYLFGGNAPYVEELYEQYLDNPGSVPDNWRAYFDALQNVPAVDGSEARDVPHAPVIESFAQRAKSNAFAVKTSSADLAVARKQVHVQSLIAAYRFLGSRWADLDPLKRHERPRIPELEPAFYDLVESDMDITFSATNTYFTKADQMTLREILQALRETYCATIGAEFMHITDPGEKRWWQERLESIRSKPAFTAEKKKAILERLTAAEGLERYLHTKYVGQKRFSLEGGESFIAAMDELIKRGGEKGVQEIVIGMAHRGRLNVLVNTLGKMPKDLFAEFEHKAPEDLPAGDVKYHQGFSSDVSTPGGPVHLSLAFNPSHLEIVDPVVEGSAKARMDRRGDKEGGQVLPVLVHGDAAFAGQGVVMETLALAQTRGYYTGGTVHIVINNQIGFTTSDPRDARSTLYCTDVVKMIEAPVLHVNGDDPEAVVLCTQLALDYRQQFKKDVVVDIVCFRKLGHNEQDTPSLTQPLMYKKIAQHPGTRKLYADKLVAQGVISPDDADAMVKAYRAAMDAGRHTVDPVLTNYKSKYAVDWTPFLGKKWTDAADTALPLAEIRRLSERITTVPSNFKLHPLVEKVIADRAAMGRGEINVDWGMGEHLAFASLVASGYPVRLSGEDCGRGTFSHRHAVLHDQNREKWDEGTYIPLQNVAENQAPFVVIDSILSEEAVLGFEYGYASADPNTLVIWEAQFGDFANGAQVVIDQFIASGEVKWGRANGLVLMLPHGYEGQGPEHSSARLERFMQLAADNNMQICQPTTASQIFHLLRRQMVRMFRKPLVIMTPKSLLRAKDATSPLAEFTKGEFRTVIGELDAGIVAEKVKRVIVCSGKVYYDLVKKREEKKAGDVAILRVEQLYPFPHKAFAAELKKFPNATDIVWCQDEPQNQGAWFFVQHYIHENMLEGQKLGYAGRPASASPAVGYAHLHQEQQKALLEQAFAKLKGFVLTK; from the coding sequence ATGATGCAGCAATACAGGTCGAACTCGTACCTGTTCGGGGGCAATGCTCCCTACGTCGAGGAGCTGTACGAACAGTACCTCGACAACCCCGGCTCCGTGCCGGACAACTGGCGCGCCTACTTCGACGCGCTGCAGAACGTTCCCGCGGTCGACGGCTCCGAAGCCCGTGACGTCCCGCACGCGCCGGTCATCGAGTCCTTCGCGCAGCGTGCCAAGTCCAACGCGTTCGCCGTCAAGACCAGCAGCGCCGACCTGGCCGTCGCGCGCAAGCAGGTCCACGTCCAGTCCCTGATCGCTGCCTATCGTTTCCTCGGCTCCCGCTGGGCCGATCTCGACCCGCTCAAGCGCCACGAGCGCCCGCGCATCCCGGAACTCGAACCGGCCTTCTACGACCTGGTCGAGTCCGACATGGACATCACGTTCAGCGCGACCAACACCTACTTCACCAAGGCCGACCAGATGACCCTGCGGGAGATCCTGCAGGCGCTGCGTGAGACCTACTGCGCCACGATCGGCGCGGAGTTCATGCACATCACCGACCCGGGCGAGAAGCGCTGGTGGCAGGAGCGTCTGGAGAGCATCCGCTCCAAGCCCGCGTTCACGGCCGAGAAGAAGAAGGCCATCCTCGAGCGCCTGACCGCGGCCGAAGGCTTGGAGCGGTATCTGCACACCAAGTACGTCGGCCAGAAGCGCTTTTCTCTCGAAGGCGGCGAGAGCTTCATCGCCGCCATGGACGAGCTCATCAAGCGCGGCGGCGAAAAGGGCGTGCAGGAGATCGTGATCGGCATGGCCCACCGGGGCCGCCTGAACGTGCTGGTCAACACGCTGGGCAAGATGCCCAAGGACTTATTCGCCGAGTTCGAGCACAAGGCGCCCGAGGACCTGCCCGCGGGCGACGTGAAGTACCACCAGGGCTTCTCGAGCGACGTGTCCACGCCCGGTGGCCCGGTGCACCTGTCGCTCGCCTTCAACCCCTCGCACCTCGAGATCGTCGACCCGGTCGTGGAAGGCTCGGCCAAGGCCCGCATGGACCGTCGTGGCGACAAGGAAGGCGGCCAGGTGCTGCCGGTGCTGGTGCACGGCGACGCCGCGTTCGCCGGCCAGGGCGTGGTGATGGAGACGCTGGCGCTGGCGCAGACGCGCGGCTACTACACCGGCGGCACGGTACACATCGTCATCAACAACCAGATCGGCTTCACCACATCCGATCCGCGCGACGCGCGCTCGACGCTCTACTGCACCGACGTCGTCAAGATGATCGAGGCGCCGGTGCTGCACGTCAACGGCGACGACCCCGAAGCCGTCGTTCTGTGCACGCAGCTCGCGCTCGACTACCGCCAGCAGTTCAAGAAGGACGTGGTGGTCGACATCGTCTGCTTCCGCAAGCTGGGCCACAACGAGCAGGACACGCCCTCGCTCACCCAGCCGCTCATGTACAAGAAGATCGCGCAGCACCCCGGCACGCGCAAGCTGTACGCCGACAAGCTGGTGGCTCAGGGCGTGATCTCCCCCGACGACGCCGACGCGATGGTCAAAGCCTACCGCGCCGCGATGGACGCGGGCCGTCACACGGTCGACCCCGTGCTCACCAACTACAAGAGCAAGTACGCGGTGGACTGGACGCCCTTCCTGGGCAAGAAGTGGACGGATGCCGCCGACACCGCGCTGCCGCTCGCCGAGATCCGGCGCCTGTCGGAGCGCATCACCACGGTGCCGAGCAACTTCAAGCTCCATCCGCTGGTCGAGAAGGTGATCGCCGACCGCGCCGCGATGGGCCGCGGCGAGATCAACGTCGACTGGGGCATGGGCGAGCACCTGGCGTTCGCGTCGCTCGTGGCCAGCGGCTATCCGGTGCGTCTGTCGGGCGAGGACTGCGGCCGCGGCACCTTCTCTCATCGCCACGCGGTGCTGCACGACCAGAACCGCGAGAAGTGGGACGAGGGCACCTACATCCCGCTGCAGAACGTCGCCGAGAACCAGGCCCCGTTCGTCGTCATCGACTCCATCCTGTCTGAGGAGGCGGTGCTCGGTTTCGAGTACGGCTACGCCTCGGCGGACCCGAACACGCTGGTCATCTGGGAAGCCCAGTTCGGCGACTTCGCCAACGGCGCCCAGGTGGTGATCGACCAGTTCATCGCTTCCGGCGAAGTGAAGTGGGGCCGCGCCAACGGCCTGGTGCTGATGCTGCCGCACGGCTATGAAGGCCAGGGCCCCGAGCACTCCTCGGCGCGGCTGGAGCGCTTCATGCAGCTTGCCGCGGACAACAACATGCAGATCTGCCAGCCCACCACGGCCAGCCAGATCTTCCACCTGCTGCGTCGGCAGATGGTGCGCATGTTCCGCAAGCCGCTGGTCATCATGACGCCCAAGTCGCTGCTGCGTGCCAAGGACGCCACCTCGCCGCTCGCCGAGTTCACCAAGGGCGAGTTCCGCACCGTCATCGGCGAGCTCGACGCGGGCATCGTGGCCGAGAAGGTCAAGCGGGTCATCGTCTGCTCGGGCAAGGTCTATTACGACCTCGTCAAGAAGCGCGAGGAGAAGAAGGCCGGCGACGTGGCGATCCTGCGTGTGGAGCAGCTCTATCCGTTCCCGCACAAGGCTTTCGCGGCGGAACTCAAGAAGTTCCCCAACGCCACCGACATCGTCTGGTGCCAGGACGAGCCCCAGAACCAGGGGGCCTGGTTCTTCGTGCAGCACTACATCCACGAGAACATGCTCGAGGGACAGAAGCTCGGCTACGCGGGCCGCCCGGCCTCGGCCTCGCCGGCCGTGGGCTACGCGCACCTGCACCAGGAGCAGCAGAAGGCCCTGCTCGAGCAGGCCTTCGCCAAGCTCAAGGGTTTCGTCCTCACCAAGTAA
- a CDS encoding HD-GYP domain-containing protein: MKDAHSLHYIDVRHLRVGMHVHLDVGWIDHPFALSSFRIASPEQIATIRSLGLTQVRWEPLRSDPAAVEAYEAEVSGGEPPQPTQPAAPVDAAAQAEQEARRRRRELLAAQQASLMQCERELMQAQRSYKQLVDQVHTEPQSAREKSEALIHGFRDKICGTHETCIRLLTEVAGDRASFHSLNVTVISMLLGKAVGLTPEELQDLGLGALLHDIGKIDLPDRVRWKDEHFTLAELQFYQEHVAHGVSIARKMQLSPTAALVIGQHHEHADGSGFPLRLAGERILVAARIVALVNRYDNLCNPQNPAKAMTPHEALSLMFAQMKSRFDGTILSAFIKMMGVYPPGSVVQLTDDRYAMVVSVNAARPLKPRVIVHDPRVPRDEALLVDLEDHTDLGVRRSLKPLQLPRESLEYLSPRQRICYFFERAREARLED; this comes from the coding sequence ATGAAAGACGCTCACTCGCTGCATTACATCGACGTCCGCCACCTGCGCGTCGGGATGCATGTGCATCTCGATGTCGGGTGGATCGACCATCCGTTTGCCCTCAGCAGTTTTCGCATCGCATCCCCGGAGCAGATCGCGACGATCCGCTCCCTCGGTCTGACCCAGGTACGTTGGGAGCCGCTGCGCAGCGACCCGGCGGCCGTCGAGGCCTATGAAGCCGAGGTATCGGGTGGCGAGCCACCCCAGCCGACGCAGCCGGCAGCCCCCGTCGACGCAGCGGCCCAGGCCGAGCAGGAGGCCCGTCGGCGCCGCCGGGAACTGCTCGCGGCTCAACAGGCGAGCCTCATGCAGTGCGAGCGCGAGCTGATGCAGGCGCAGCGCAGCTACAAGCAGCTGGTCGATCAGGTCCATACCGAGCCGCAGTCCGCTCGCGAGAAGTCCGAAGCGCTGATCCACGGGTTCCGCGACAAGATCTGTGGCACCCACGAGACGTGCATCCGCCTCCTCACCGAAGTGGCGGGCGACCGGGCCTCGTTCCACAGCCTGAACGTCACGGTGATTTCGATGCTTCTGGGCAAGGCCGTCGGCCTGACGCCGGAGGAGCTTCAGGATCTCGGGCTGGGCGCGCTGCTGCACGACATCGGCAAGATCGACCTGCCGGACCGCGTCCGCTGGAAGGACGAGCATTTCACGCTCGCCGAATTGCAGTTCTATCAGGAGCACGTCGCCCACGGCGTCAGCATCGCCCGCAAGATGCAGCTCAGCCCGACGGCCGCGCTCGTCATCGGCCAGCATCACGAGCATGCCGATGGCAGCGGCTTTCCCTTGCGTCTGGCAGGCGAGCGCATCCTCGTGGCGGCCCGGATCGTGGCGCTGGTCAATCGCTACGACAATCTGTGCAATCCGCAGAATCCCGCCAAGGCCATGACGCCTCACGAGGCGCTGTCGCTCATGTTCGCGCAGATGAAGTCCCGCTTCGACGGGACCATCCTGAGCGCCTTCATCAAGATGATGGGGGTCTATCCCCCCGGCTCCGTCGTCCAGCTCACCGACGACCGCTATGCGATGGTCGTCTCGGTCAACGCGGCGCGACCGCTCAAGCCCCGAGTCATCGTGCACGACCCGCGAGTGCCCCGCGACGAGGCGCTGCTCGTCGACTTGGAGGATCACACCGACCTCGGCGTACGGCGCAGCCTCAAGCCCTTGCAACTGCCACGCGAGTCGCTCGAGTACCTCTCGCCCCGCCAGCGGATCTGCTACTTCTTCGAGCGGGCCCGTGAGGCTCGCCTCGAGGACTAG
- the odhB gene encoding 2-oxoglutarate dehydrogenase complex dihydrolipoyllysine-residue succinyltransferase encodes MAIVDVKVPQLSESVAEATLLQWKKKPGEAVAMDEVLIEIETDKVVLEVPAPAAGVLAEVVVGDGGTVTSDQVIARINTEGQVGAAAPAAAPAAAVAAPAPAAAAAAAAAAAPAAGASKAGVAMPAAAKLLADHNLSAAQVPGTGKDGRITKGDVLGVIEAGAKPAAAPVAAPVAAPVAAAVAKPLPSVAAPVSTSLGERPEQRVPMSRLRARIAERLLQSQATNAILTTFNEVNMAPVMELRKKYQDKFEKEHGVKLGFMSFFVKAAVHALKKYPILNASVDGNDIVYHGYFDIGIAVGSPRGLVVPILRNADQMTFAEIEKKIAEFGQKAKDGKLGLEELTGGTFSISNGGVFGSMLSTPIINPPQSAILGVHATKERPVVENGQIVIRPINYLAMSYDHRIIDGREAVLGLVAMKEALEDPARLLFDI; translated from the coding sequence ATGGCAATCGTAGACGTCAAGGTTCCGCAACTTTCCGAATCGGTGGCCGAAGCCACCCTGCTGCAGTGGAAGAAGAAGCCCGGTGAAGCCGTGGCGATGGACGAGGTCCTCATCGAGATCGAGACCGACAAGGTCGTGCTGGAAGTGCCGGCCCCCGCCGCGGGCGTGCTGGCCGAAGTCGTGGTGGGGGACGGGGGCACGGTGACCTCCGATCAAGTCATCGCGCGCATCAACACCGAGGGCCAGGTCGGTGCAGCCGCGCCGGCCGCGGCCCCGGCTGCGGCGGTCGCCGCACCCGCTCCTGCGGCCGCGGCTGCGGCTGCGGCTGCCGCGGCTCCCGCAGCAGGGGCGAGCAAGGCCGGTGTCGCCATGCCGGCGGCGGCCAAACTGCTGGCCGACCACAACCTCAGCGCTGCCCAGGTGCCGGGCACCGGCAAGGACGGCCGCATCACCAAGGGTGACGTCTTGGGCGTGATCGAGGCGGGCGCGAAGCCTGCCGCCGCCCCGGTCGCCGCACCCGTCGCCGCCCCGGTCGCCGCCGCGGTGGCCAAGCCGCTGCCCAGCGTCGCGGCCCCGGTGTCGACCAGTCTCGGCGAGCGGCCCGAGCAGCGTGTGCCGATGAGCCGCTTGCGCGCCCGCATCGCCGAGCGCCTGCTGCAGTCCCAGGCGACGAACGCGATCCTCACCACCTTCAACGAGGTCAACATGGCCCCGGTGATGGAGCTGCGCAAGAAGTACCAGGACAAGTTCGAGAAGGAGCATGGCGTCAAGCTGGGCTTCATGAGCTTCTTCGTGAAGGCCGCGGTGCACGCCCTCAAGAAGTACCCGATCCTGAACGCCTCGGTCGATGGCAACGACATCGTCTACCACGGCTACTTCGACATCGGCATCGCGGTCGGCTCGCCGCGCGGCCTGGTGGTGCCGATCCTGCGCAACGCCGACCAGATGACCTTCGCCGAGATCGAGAAGAAGATCGCCGAGTTCGGCCAGAAGGCCAAGGACGGCAAGCTCGGCCTGGAGGAGCTCACGGGGGGCACCTTCTCCATCTCCAACGGCGGCGTGTTCGGCTCGATGCTGTCCACGCCCATCATCAACCCGCCGCAAAGCGCGATCCTCGGCGTGCACGCCACGAAGGAGCGCCCGGTGGTCGAGAACGGGCAGATCGTCATTCGCCCGATCAACTACCTGGCGATGAGCTACGACCACCGCATCATCGACGGCCGCGAGGCCGTGCTGGGTCTGGTCGCAATGAAGGAAGCGCTGGAAGACCCGGCACGCCTGTTGTTCGACATCTGA
- the soxA gene encoding sulfur oxidation c-type cytochrome SoxA has protein sequence MKRTVWVGTCAALMAAAAAAPAFAQKSAVDAIADYRASLQDGNPADLNAARGAALWKQKRGPKNASLEQCDLGKGPGVVAGAAAALPRYFADVDAVMDLESRLVHCMVTLQGFSREEVTARPFSGDGQKATEIEDLVAFLYDESRDATIAVPQAHPKERAAYERGRKMFYYRGGPYDFACATCHSVDGQRIRLQDLPNLTQKAPAQAAFAGWPAYRVSQGALRTMQWRLYDCFRQQRFPELKYLSQASVDLITFLGVNANGGKMAAPAIKR, from the coding sequence ATGAAACGCACCGTGTGGGTGGGCACGTGTGCCGCCCTAATGGCAGCGGCGGCAGCGGCGCCAGCCTTCGCGCAGAAGTCCGCCGTCGACGCCATTGCCGACTATCGGGCTTCACTGCAGGACGGCAATCCGGCTGACCTCAATGCCGCCCGGGGCGCGGCGCTGTGGAAGCAGAAGCGCGGCCCCAAGAACGCCTCTCTCGAGCAGTGCGATCTCGGCAAGGGGCCGGGCGTGGTGGCGGGTGCGGCGGCGGCCCTGCCGCGCTATTTCGCCGACGTGGACGCCGTGATGGACCTCGAGTCGAGGCTGGTGCACTGCATGGTGACGCTGCAAGGGTTCTCTCGCGAGGAGGTCACTGCGCGCCCCTTCTCGGGCGACGGGCAGAAGGCCACCGAGATCGAGGACCTCGTCGCCTTCCTGTACGACGAGTCGCGTGACGCGACGATCGCCGTCCCGCAGGCGCACCCGAAGGAGCGCGCCGCCTACGAGCGCGGGCGCAAGATGTTCTACTACCGCGGCGGTCCGTACGACTTCGCCTGCGCGACCTGCCATTCGGTCGACGGGCAGCGCATCCGGCTGCAGGACCTGCCCAACCTGACGCAGAAGGCCCCGGCCCAGGCCGCGTTCGCGGGCTGGCCCGCCTACCGCGTCTCGCAAGGCGCCCTGCGCACCATGCAGTGGCGGCTCTACGACTGCTTCCGCCAACAACGCTTCCCGGAACTGAAGTACCTGAGCCAGGCCTCGGTGGACCTGATCACGTTCCTGGGCGTCAATGCCAACGGCGGAAAGATGGCGGCGCCCGCCATCAAGCGTTGA
- a CDS encoding sensor domain-containing protein, which yields MTSAEQIQTLIDGMLEAVWIVDPLDLRVKAANRAAHDLLGVPGGSLVGRAVIELACTPEDVLFWEDAAAGLADRILSETLVARADGRMVHVERRVSRAKLGPTVSYYVVGMRDRSEQQRVEDELEKLIAELRATLESTADGILAVDLQGTIRGYNERFAQLWELPRRLLTRRDDQGVFAWMRHQVADPQAYLERLELIERSPLLEATDTLVLRNGKIIERQTLPQCSRGRPIGRVYSFRDITERVATESRLQLGAKVFEASLDGIFVCDPQLKLITVNPSFERLTGHPRQELIGQAADQLLQGASGQPLPFDRIRDVLHTEGLWEGELDLRQKGGHAGPCHLSLVRVPDERGRPLHFIGFVRDLSDKHAARRRIEELAYTDGLTGLPNRLLLNERIEFALALARRDQGPLAVLFVDLDRFKQINDSLGHAFGDRVLAEVAGRLKACVREVDTVARLGGDEFVVLVHQADARRAEMLARRILGTMGSPFALDDVTFTVTCSIGIALYPNDGITATDLIKNADAAMFRVKERGRAGFRFYQPQMNVDLLSRMKLDHAMRQGLPRGDFSLHYQPQVDLRTGAVVGAEALLRWRDEELGQVPPGRFIPVAEESGFIVTLGDWVLTQAVGQAARWHRAGRRWVVSINVSALQFQQPDFLERVASALAVSGLPADLLELELTESILVHDVDETLARLKALAKLGVRMAIDDFGTGYSSLGYLKRFPIRKLKIDRSFVNGLPSDESDVGIVRAIVHLARALGLKVIAEGVETQAQRQFLLEAGVDEFQGFLYSPAVPAEAFEASQTPTAEREVSR from the coding sequence ATGACGTCGGCCGAGCAGATCCAGACGCTGATCGACGGCATGTTGGAAGCCGTCTGGATCGTGGACCCCCTCGACCTGCGGGTCAAGGCCGCGAACCGGGCCGCGCATGACCTGCTCGGCGTGCCGGGTGGCAGCCTGGTCGGGCGTGCGGTGATCGAGCTGGCCTGCACGCCGGAGGACGTGCTCTTCTGGGAAGATGCGGCCGCCGGCTTGGCCGACCGGATCCTGTCCGAGACCTTGGTGGCCCGGGCCGACGGACGCATGGTCCACGTCGAGCGCCGGGTCTCGCGCGCCAAGCTCGGGCCCACCGTCTCGTACTACGTCGTGGGCATGCGCGACCGCAGCGAGCAGCAGCGTGTCGAAGACGAGCTGGAAAAGCTCATCGCCGAACTGAGGGCCACGCTCGAATCCACCGCGGACGGCATCCTCGCCGTGGACTTGCAGGGGACCATCCGCGGCTACAACGAGCGCTTCGCGCAGCTGTGGGAGCTGCCCCGGCGCTTGCTCACCCGGCGCGACGACCAGGGCGTCTTTGCCTGGATGCGCCACCAAGTGGCCGATCCGCAGGCCTATCTGGAGCGCCTGGAACTGATCGAGCGCAGCCCGCTGCTGGAGGCCACCGACACCCTGGTGCTGCGCAACGGCAAGATCATCGAGCGGCAGACCCTGCCTCAGTGCAGCAGGGGGCGACCGATCGGGCGCGTGTACTCGTTCCGCGACATCACCGAGCGCGTGGCCACCGAATCGCGTCTCCAGCTCGGCGCGAAGGTGTTCGAGGCCAGTCTGGACGGCATCTTCGTCTGCGATCCGCAGCTCAAGCTCATCACCGTCAACCCCAGCTTCGAGCGGCTGACGGGGCACCCCCGCCAGGAACTGATCGGGCAAGCCGCCGACCAGCTGCTGCAGGGCGCTTCGGGGCAGCCCCTGCCGTTCGATCGCATCCGCGACGTGCTGCACACCGAAGGCCTGTGGGAAGGTGAACTCGACCTGCGGCAAAAGGGCGGTCACGCCGGGCCTTGTCACCTCTCGCTCGTGCGGGTGCCGGACGAGAGGGGGCGACCGCTGCACTTCATCGGCTTCGTCCGGGACCTCTCCGACAAGCACGCCGCCCGGCGGCGCATCGAGGAACTCGCCTACACCGACGGCCTCACCGGCCTGCCGAACCGGCTGCTGCTCAACGAGCGCATCGAGTTCGCGCTGGCGCTCGCCAGGCGGGACCAGGGGCCGCTGGCCGTGCTGTTCGTCGACCTGGATCGATTCAAGCAGATCAACGACTCCCTGGGGCACGCCTTCGGCGACCGCGTGCTCGCGGAGGTCGCCGGGCGGCTGAAGGCCTGCGTGCGCGAGGTCGACACGGTCGCCCGCCTGGGCGGCGACGAGTTCGTGGTGCTGGTGCATCAAGCCGACGCCCGTCGCGCGGAGATGCTGGCGCGCCGCATCCTCGGCACCATGGGCTCTCCGTTCGCGTTGGACGATGTGACCTTCACGGTGACATGCAGCATCGGCATCGCGCTCTACCCCAACGACGGCATCACAGCGACCGACCTGATCAAGAACGCGGACGCCGCGATGTTCCGGGTCAAGGAGCGGGGACGGGCCGGGTTCCGGTTCTACCAGCCCCAAATGAACGTGGACCTGCTGTCGCGCATGAAGCTGGACCACGCCATGCGGCAGGGGCTGCCCAGGGGAGATTTCAGCCTGCACTACCAGCCGCAAGTGGACCTCAGGACCGGCGCCGTGGTGGGGGCCGAGGCGCTCTTGCGATGGCGCGACGAGGAGCTCGGCCAAGTCCCGCCGGGCCGCTTCATCCCGGTGGCCGAGGAGTCGGGCTTCATCGTCACGCTCGGGGACTGGGTCTTGACGCAGGCGGTCGGCCAGGCGGCCCGGTGGCACCGGGCGGGCCGGCGCTGGGTGGTCTCGATCAACGTCTCGGCGCTGCAGTTCCAGCAACCGGATTTCCTGGAGCGGGTCGCCTCGGCGCTGGCCGTCTCCGGTTTGCCGGCCGACCTGCTCGAACTGGAGCTGACCGAGTCCATCCTCGTTCACGACGTGGACGAAACGCTGGCGCGGCTCAAGGCCCTGGCCAAGCTCGGCGTGCGCATGGCCATCGACGACTTCGGCACCGGCTACTCCAGCCTCGGCTACCTGAAGCGCTTCCCGATCCGCAAGCTCAAGATCGACCGCTCCTTCGTCAACGGCCTGCCGTCCGACGAGAGCGATGTGGGCATCGTGCGCGCCATCGTGCACCTCGCCCGTGCGCTCGGCCTGAAAGTCATCGCAGAAGGGGTGGAGACCCAAGCTCAGCGACAATTCCTGCTCGAAGCAGGTGTCGACGAGTTCCAGGGGTTCCTCTATTCGCCCGCGGTGCCGGCCGAGGCGTTCGAGGCGAGCCAGACCCCGACCGCCGAGCGCGAGGTCTCCCGCTAG
- the soxY gene encoding thiosulfate oxidation carrier protein SoxY, with the protein MANRRQFLQGSASTTVLGLAAMAGLLPASAQAAWNKAAFEMKGLNEVVKALGGAAPTESAQVTLSAPEIAENGNVVRVGVASSLPGTTQVAVLVEKNPNTLAAVFDVPEGTDANVATNIKMGQTSNVYALVKAGEKYYYAVKEVKVTLGGCGG; encoded by the coding sequence ATGGCAAACCGCAGGCAGTTCCTGCAGGGTAGCGCCAGCACGACGGTGCTCGGCCTGGCCGCCATGGCCGGCTTGCTGCCGGCTTCGGCCCAGGCCGCCTGGAACAAGGCGGCATTCGAGATGAAGGGCCTGAACGAGGTGGTCAAGGCGCTGGGCGGAGCCGCGCCGACCGAGAGCGCCCAAGTGACGCTGTCGGCGCCCGAGATCGCCGAGAACGGCAACGTGGTGCGGGTGGGCGTGGCGAGCAGCCTGCCGGGTACGACCCAGGTCGCGGTGCTGGTGGAGAAGAACCCCAACACGCTGGCTGCGGTGTTCGACGTCCCCGAGGGCACGGACGCCAACGTCGCCACCAACATCAAGATGGGGCAGACGTCCAACGTATATGCGCTCGTCAAGGCGGGCGAGAAGTATTACTACGCCGTCAAGGAAGTGAAGGTCACCCTCGGCGGCTGCGGCGGCTGA
- the soxX gene encoding sulfur oxidation c-type cytochrome SoxX, with translation MKQRAWMGAAAVVLLAGCAAMERGPDVAMVLKESFRERGIAKLDRLDQTPLQKHCSEAAAAGRDLDPAVRQSLERDALARVRYPADGKYLGDWKEGERIAQSGRGLQFNDSAETVAGGNCYACHQLTKTEISYGNIGPSLYQYGKLRGVQDPADPASAEIVKYTWAKIWNSHAYNACSQMPRFGDAGILNEQQLRHVMALLLDPKSPVNAQ, from the coding sequence ATGAAGCAACGCGCATGGATGGGAGCCGCCGCGGTCGTCCTGCTCGCCGGCTGTGCCGCCATGGAGCGCGGGCCGGACGTCGCGATGGTGTTGAAGGAGTCGTTCCGGGAGCGGGGCATCGCCAAGCTCGACCGGCTCGATCAGACCCCGCTGCAAAAGCACTGCAGCGAGGCGGCTGCGGCCGGGCGGGATCTCGACCCCGCCGTGCGCCAGAGCCTCGAGCGTGACGCGTTGGCCCGGGTGCGCTACCCGGCCGACGGCAAGTACCTGGGCGACTGGAAAGAGGGTGAACGCATCGCCCAGAGCGGCCGGGGGCTGCAATTCAACGACAGCGCCGAGACCGTGGCTGGCGGCAACTGCTACGCCTGCCATCAGCTCACCAAGACGGAAATCTCCTACGGCAACATCGGCCCCAGCCTGTACCAGTACGGCAAGCTGCGCGGAGTGCAGGACCCCGCCGATCCGGCCTCTGCCGAGATCGTCAAGTACACCTGGGCCAAGATCTGGAACAGCCACGCCTACAACGCCTGCTCCCAGATGCCGCGCTTCGGCGACGCCGGCATCCTCAACGAGCAGCAGTTGCGCCACGTGATGGCGCTCCTGCTCGATCCGAAGTCGCCCGTCAACGCTCAGTGA